The bacterium genome has a segment encoding these proteins:
- a CDS encoding LytTR family transcriptional regulator, which yields MIERKILLRSDQGLVVLNMKEIHWIEAREKCSVVHCGSNEYFVRPGLQSLENKLDPHQFVRIHRSYLVNVDSIRELKPSVKRGYTVLLKEGTELIWSRHYKDRLRVLQELSLKL from the coding sequence TACGGTCCGATCAAGGCCTTGTGGTTCTAAATATGAAAGAGATTCACTGGATTGAAGCGAGGGAAAAATGCAGCGTGGTGCATTGCGGAAGCAATGAATATTTCGTTCGTCCCGGACTTCAATCGCTGGAAAATAAGTTGGATCCACATCAGTTCGTTCGAATCCATCGTTCATACCTTGTGAATGTTGATAGCATCCGCGAATTGAAACCATCGGTCAAAAGAGGATACACGGTTCTTCTCAAAGAAGGCACGGAATTGATCTGGAGCCGTCATTACAAAGATCGGCTTCGCGTTCTGCAGGAACTCTCACTCAAACTGTAA